The Impatiens glandulifera chromosome 8, dImpGla2.1, whole genome shotgun sequence genome includes a window with the following:
- the LOC124912314 gene encoding probable polyamine oxidase 5, with protein MVNKKPRIVIIGAGMAGLTAANKLYTSPGFNDVLEVIVVEGGNRIGGRINTSEFCGDQIEMGATWIHGIKGSPVHKIAQEINSLHSNRPWECMDGTTSDPLTVAEDGYVLNQTLVNSITSLFNTLMDFAQAKDSEEKNTTIIPLLKPAASVGSFLRKGLESYFDLQKEEEEDLNGYGNWTRKSLEEAVFGMHECIQRTYTSADDLERLDFDAESEYRMFPGEEITIAKGYSSIIHSIASVLPPGSIQLGKRVTKIEWQKQNHNNNHNINDEPNGLPVKLHFLDGSVMMADHVIVTVSLGVLKAAASSTLFDPPLPNFKTQAISRLGFGVVNKLFLQIQEQPNSNKFPFLQMAFHPPDSKLRNQTIPWWIRKTDSLSPIYGKSSVLISWFAGKEAMELESLEDEEIKDGFEKTISSLKVMSTKEIKFSKVLKSKWGSDPLFLGSYSYVEVGSSGDDLDSLAVPLPVCNNNNNNNLSRPLQILFAGEATHRTHYSTTHGAYFSGLREANRLLKHYHLIGGL; from the coding sequence atggtgaacaagaagCCTCGGATTGTGATAATTGGTGCAGGAATGGCAGGTTTGACAGCAGCCAACAAACTGTACACAAGTCCTGGTTTTAATGATGTTCTTGAGGTGATTGTAGTTGAAGGAGGCAACAGAATTGGAGGAAGAATCAACACTTCTGAGTTCTGCGGTGACCAGATCGAGATGGGCGCAACATGGATCCACGGCATTAAAGGCAGCCCAGTTCATAAGATTGCCCAAGAAATCAATTCCCTTCATTCAAATCGCCCATGGGAGTGCATGGACGGCACAACTTCCGACCCTTTAACCGTGGCTGAAGATGGGTATGTTCTAAATCAAACCCTTGTTAACTCCATTACTTCTCTCTTCAATACCCTCATGGATTTTGCTCAAGCCAAAGATTCTGAGGAAAAAAACACTACTATTATTCCTCTTCTTAAGCCTGCTGCTAGTGTTGGTTCTTTTCTTAGAAAAGGACTTGAATCTTATTTTGATttacaaaaagaagaagaagaagatctgAATGGCTATGGCAATTGGACTAGAAAGTCACTTGAGGAGGCGGTTTTCGGGATGCATGAATGCATCCAGAGGACTTATACTTCTGCCGACGATTTAGAAAGGCTGGATTTTGATGCCGAGAGTGAATACAGGATGTTTCCCGGCGAAGAGATAACCATTGCCAAGGGATATTCCAGCATTATTCACTCTATAGCCTCTGTTTTGCCCCCTGGTTCAATTCAGTTAGGGAAAAGAGTGACCAAGATTGAGTGGCAGAAGCAGAATCATAAcaataatcataatattaatgATGAGCCAAACGGGTTGCCTGTAAAGTTGCACTTCTTGGATGGTTCTGTCATGATGGCTGATCATGTCATTGTGACAGTCTCATTAGGAGTACTAAAGGCGGCGGCAAGTTCCACTCTGTTTGATCCTCCACTTCCAAATTTTAAAACTCAGGCAATTTCAAGGCTTGGATTTGGTGTTGTCAACAAGCTGTTCTTACAAATCCAAGAACAACCCAATTCCAACAAGTTCCCATTCTTGCAAATGGCTTTTCACCCACCAGATTCGAAATTGAGGAACCAAACAATCCCCTGGTGGATAAGGAAGACAGACTCCCTATCACCAATCTACGGCAAATCGAGTGTCTTAATTTCTTGGTTCGCCGGAAAAGAGGCAATGGAGCTTGAATCTCTTGAAGATGAGGAAATCAAGGATGGGTTCGAAAAAACAATTTCCAGCTTAAAAGTGATGTCAACAAAAGAGATAAAGTTCAGTAAGGTGCTGAAAAGTAAATGGGGGAGTGATCCACTGTTCTTGGGGTCGTATAGCTACGTGGAAGTGGGTTCGAGCGGAGATGATCTAGACTCGTTGGCGGTTCCTTTGCCggtttgtaataataataataataataacttgtCTCGTCcacttcaaattttatttgCAGGGGAAGCAACACACAGAACCCATTACTCAACCACACATGGAGCATACTTTAGTGGACTTAGAGAAGCTAACAGGCTTCTTAAACATTACCACTTGATTGGAGGACTATGA
- the LOC124911229 gene encoding beta-galactosidase-like, whose amino-acid sequence MWRIKNIVLVFIALWVLLDSSSSSVSASVTYDGKSLIINGQRRILISGSIHYPRSTPEMWPDLIQKAKNGGLDVIQTYVFWSGHEPSPGKYNFEGRYDLVNFLKLIQQAGLYAHLRIGPYVCAEWNFGGFPVWLKYIPGIEFRTDNEPFKDAMQKFTEKIVQLMKSENLFQSQGGPIILSQIENEYGPIEWEIGAPGKAYTKWFSQMALGLNTGVPWVMCKQETAPDPFIDTCNGFYCENFKPNKANKPKMFTENWTGWYTAFGGPVPYRPVEDLAYSVARFIQNNGSFVNYYMYHGGTNFGRTSAGMFIATSYDYDAPLDEYGLIREPKWSHLRNMHKAIKQAEPALISAYPTVSWPGKNLEVHVFQSKTACAAFLANYNPDTSATVTFWNKPYSLPAWSVSILPDCKTEVFNTAKVVSKSGEAKMVPASDVSFSWQSYVEQTVSADDGDTLAMKGLREQINLTRDSSDYLWYLTNVNISPDEGFLKNKQNPQLTIMSAGHAIHVFINGKVSGTVYGSLENTRVTFSDSVNLVAGINKISLLSVTVGLPNVGLHFERNNTGILGPVTLKGLNEGTRDLTQQQWSYKVGLKGESLSLDTVNGASSVEWIEGSLLAQKQPLTWYKATFDEPTGNDPLAFDMKTMGKGEIWVNGQSIGRHWPANIASGNCGDCNYAGIFTDHKCGRYCGESSQRWYHVPRGWLKSTGNLVVVLEEWGGDPTGISLVRRQL is encoded by the exons ATGTGGAGAATCAAGAACATAGTTTTGGTGTTCATTGCATTATGGGTATTATTggattcttcatcttcttcagtcTCTGCCTCTGTAACCTACGATGGAAAATCTCTAATCATCAATGGCCAAAGAAGGATTCTCATTTCTGGTTCCATTCATTATCCCAGAAGCACCCCTGAG ATGTGGCCGGATCTTATACAGAAGGCCAAGAATGGAGGATTGGATGTTATTCAGACTTACGTTTTTTGGAGTGGCCATGAACCTTCACCTGGAAAA tataATTTTGAAGGAAGATATGATCTTGTGAATTTCCTTAAATTGATTCAGCAAGCAGGACTTTATGCCCATCTTAGAATTGGGCCCTACGTTTGTGCAGAATGGAATTTTGG GGGATTCCCTGTTTGGCTCAAGTATATTCCTGGTATTGAATTTCGAACAGATAATGAGCCTTTCAAGGATGCCATGCAGAAGTTCACCGAAAAAATTGTTCAGTTGATGAAGTCGGAAAACTTATTTCAATCCCAAGGCGGACCGATTATTTTGTCGCAG ATTGAGAATGAGTATGGACCGATAGAATGGGAGATTGGAGCGCCCGGGAAGGCTTACACGAAATGGTTCTCGCAAATGGCTCTTGGCCTTAATACTGGGGTTCCATGGGTCATGTGCAAGCAAGAAACTGCTCCTGATCCTTTT ATAGACACTTGTAATGGTTTCTATTGCGAGAATTTCAAGCCCAATAAGGCTAACAAACCGAAAATGTTCACTGAGAATTGGACCGGATG GTACACTGCATTTGGTGGTCCTGTTCCTTATAGACCAGTGGAGGATTTGGCTTATTCAGTGGCAAGGTTTATCCAAAATAATGGCTCTTTTGTCAACTACTATATG TACCATGGAGGAACAAATTTTGGTAGAACATCGGCTGGGATGTTCATAGCGACAAGTTATGATTATGACGCTCCCCTAGATGAATATG GATTGATTAGGGAACCTAAATGGAGTCATTTGAGAAATATGCACAAAGCTATCAAACAAGCTGAACCTGCTTTAATCTCAGCTTATCCAACTGTTAGTTGGCCTGGAAAAAATTTGGAG GTTCATGTTTTCCAATCGAAAACAGCTTGTGCTGCGTTCCTTGCAAACTATAATCCGGATACATCAGCTACTGTTACATTCTGGAATAAACCGTATAGTTTACCTGCTTGGTCTGTTAGCATTCTCCCTGATTGCAAGACCGAGGTTTTCAACACTGCCAAG GTTGTCAGCAAAAGTGGGGAGGCAAAGATGGTTCCAGCTAGTGATGTTTCGTTTTCATGGCAATCGTATGTTGAGCAGACAGTTTCAGCCGATGATGGAGACACGCTCGCCATGAAAGGGTTGAGGGAGCAAATAAATCTCACTCGAGATTCATCTGATTATTTATGGTACTTGACAAA TGTGAATATAAGCCCTGACGAAGGATTTCTGAAGAACAAACAAAATCCTCAACTTACAATCATGTCAGCTGGCCATGCTATACATGTATTCATCAATGGGAAGGTTTCAGGCACGGTTTATGGATCATTGGAAAATACACGGGTGACATTTAGCGACAGTGTGAACTTAGTTGCTGGTATCAACAAGATTTCTCTTTTGAGCGTCACTGTTGGTCTTCCT AATGTTGGCTTGCATTTTGAAAGAAATAACACTGGAATTCTTGGGCCGGTCACGCTTAAGGGTCTTAATGAAGGGACAAGAGACTTGACACAACAACAATGGTCTTATAAG GTTGGATTAAAAGGCGAATCATTAAGCTTGGACACGGTTAATGGAGCGTCTTCTGTAGAATGGATAGAAGGATCGTTGCTAGCACAGAAACAACCCTTGACATGGTACAAG GCCACTTTTGACGAACCAACAGGGAACGATCCATTAGCGTTTGACATGAAAACAATGGGGAAAGGCGAAATATGGGTAAATGGCCAAAGCATTGGCCGACATTGGCCTGCTAATATAGCTAGTGGAAACTGCGGCGATTGTAATTATGCTGGCATATTTACCGACCACAAATGTGGGAGATATTGCGGAGAGTCGTCTCAGAGATG GTACCATGTCCCTCGAGGATGGCTGAAATCGACGGGAAACCTGGTGGTGGTGCTTGAGGAATGGGGTGGTGACCCAACTGGGATATCTTTAGTCAGAAGACAACTATAA